A window of Formosa sp. Hel1_31_208 contains these coding sequences:
- a CDS encoding TonB-dependent receptor, with the protein MSKKGVIYLFIILFFLNSGIGFAQNKFKDRRPLAEILTVLEARYRINFTYLDLTIADKLSTLPEKELSLEEALSELKTNTNLDFIILDSSNIVISKRINPFSYFITQKLEEVIITNYLTKGISKKSDGKINLKTQDFGILPGLIEPDILQSIQALPGILSVDERVSNINVRGGTHDQNLILWDGIKMYQSGHFFGLVSAFNPYLTKEVNVSKNGTSVKFGDGVSSVIDMQQSNSLDQEFKAGAGFNLIHADAFAKVPLNEKVEIQLSARRSVTDFIFTPTYDQYLQRVFQDSDFSNASQINPDVISNNERFYFYDIATKFLYDVTNQDQFRFNFSTINNNLTYDQLSNDASESPLQNSLVQSNFATGLEYLKYWNSKLTTTAQVYYTSYDLNATNYDIINNQRLNQDNQVDDFGIKINATNHIDDNLKLHGGYQFSEVIISNSEDFDNPNFESFVKEVVRTHSIYGEAEFTSANKNTYARIGLRTNYIEKFSEFFTEPRLSVSHKLNNDFRLEFLAELKSQTSSQVIDLQNDFLGIEKRRWILSNNDDVPIIKSVQGALGIHYNKNKLLISAEAYIKDVEGITSRSQGFQNQFQFAGAIGKYQVRGIDFLINKQFDSFSTWLSYTYSKNDYTFEELNEGNSFPNNLDIRHAATFASTYSINNLKIAFGMNWHSGRPQTLPLELQNTGNGVVEYESPNSLRISDYFRTDISTTYNLKFTSKVNASIGVSIWNLFDRKNIINTYYIEDNNGDILTIENLSLGITPNVSFRVQF; encoded by the coding sequence GTGAGTAAAAAAGGTGTAATCTATCTTTTTATCATCCTATTCTTTTTGAATTCTGGCATTGGTTTCGCCCAAAACAAGTTCAAAGACCGACGTCCACTTGCTGAAATTCTAACCGTATTAGAGGCTAGATACCGCATTAATTTCACCTATTTAGACCTAACTATTGCAGATAAACTATCAACACTTCCTGAAAAAGAACTCAGTTTAGAGGAAGCTCTAAGTGAATTGAAAACCAATACCAATTTGGATTTCATTATTCTGGATAGTTCTAATATTGTCATCTCTAAGCGTATCAATCCGTTTAGCTATTTCATTACTCAAAAATTAGAGGAAGTAATCATCACTAATTACCTTACCAAAGGGATATCTAAAAAGAGTGATGGAAAAATCAATTTAAAAACACAAGATTTTGGTATTTTGCCAGGTTTGATAGAACCCGATATACTGCAAAGTATTCAAGCATTACCTGGCATATTGAGTGTTGATGAGCGTGTCTCTAACATCAATGTACGCGGTGGGACTCATGATCAAAATTTAATTCTGTGGGATGGTATTAAAATGTATCAATCTGGACATTTCTTCGGACTGGTATCTGCATTTAATCCGTACCTCACAAAAGAGGTAAATGTATCTAAAAATGGTACTAGTGTTAAATTTGGTGATGGTGTTTCCAGTGTCATCGACATGCAACAGTCTAATAGTCTCGATCAGGAATTTAAAGCTGGTGCTGGATTTAATTTGATACATGCCGATGCGTTCGCAAAAGTGCCTTTAAATGAAAAAGTCGAAATTCAACTAAGCGCTAGACGGTCTGTTACCGACTTTATTTTTACGCCAACCTATGATCAATATTTACAGCGTGTATTTCAGGATAGTGATTTTTCAAATGCGTCTCAAATCAATCCAGATGTCATCTCAAATAATGAACGCTTTTATTTCTATGACATTGCGACTAAATTTCTTTATGATGTCACTAATCAAGATCAATTTCGATTTAATTTTTCAACCATTAATAATAATCTCACCTACGACCAACTGTCAAATGATGCTAGTGAAAGCCCGCTGCAAAACTCCCTAGTACAATCTAACTTTGCTACAGGCTTAGAATATTTAAAATATTGGAATAGCAAACTCACTACAACGGCACAGGTATATTATACCAGCTACGATTTAAATGCTACTAACTATGATATCATTAATAACCAACGCTTGAATCAAGATAATCAGGTAGATGATTTTGGTATAAAAATTAATGCCACTAATCACATTGATGATAACTTAAAGCTGCATGGAGGGTATCAATTTAGCGAGGTGATTATTAGTAATTCTGAAGATTTTGACAATCCGAATTTCGAAAGTTTTGTTAAAGAAGTGGTGAGAACACACTCCATATATGGTGAGGCCGAATTTACCTCAGCAAATAAAAATACCTATGCAAGAATTGGTTTACGGACGAATTACATCGAAAAATTTTCTGAGTTTTTTACAGAACCGCGACTTTCAGTAAGTCATAAACTAAATAATGATTTTAGATTGGAGTTTTTAGCCGAATTAAAAAGTCAAACCTCATCACAGGTTATTGATCTTCAAAATGACTTCTTAGGCATTGAAAAACGACGATGGATATTGTCGAACAATGATGATGTCCCAATTATTAAAAGTGTTCAAGGCGCATTGGGCATTCATTATAACAAAAACAAACTTCTAATTAGTGCAGAGGCCTACATTAAAGATGTTGAAGGTATTACTTCAAGAAGTCAGGGGTTTCAAAATCAATTTCAGTTTGCTGGTGCTATTGGAAAATACCAAGTACGAGGAATTGATTTCTTAATCAATAAACAATTTGATTCGTTCAGTACATGGTTGAGTTACACTTACAGTAAAAACGATTACACTTTTGAGGAACTTAATGAAGGGAACAGTTTTCCTAATAATCTTGATATTCGACATGCCGCAACCTTCGCAAGCACTTACTCTATCAATAATTTAAAAATAGCATTCGGTATGAATTGGCATTCAGGCCGACCACAAACCTTACCGCTTGAATTACAAAATACAGGCAATGGCGTAGTTGAATATGAATCCCCTAATAGCTTACGTATTAGTGACTACTTTAGAACGGATATCTCAACGACTTATAACTTGAAATTCACGTCTAAAGTAAATGCATCAATTGGTGTTTCCATTTGGAATCTTTTCGATAGAAAAAACATCATCAATACGTATTATATTGAAGATAATAATGGTGATATCCTTACCATCGAAAACTTGTCTTTAGGGATTACGCCCAACGTAAGTTTTAGAGTTCAATTTTAA
- a CDS encoding M14 family metallopeptidase, producing MKKLALFCLILCSCTSENKPIITDFKTQFEISNGTQTATYEGTITYYKQLAAAYDAIQIEAIGETDSGKPLHIITLNPDMNFDFSEVRKSKRILLINNGIHPGESDGIDATMLLYRDIVQGKITMPKSTVLVTIPVYNVGGSLNRNATTRTNQNGPEDYGFRGNARNFDLNRDFIKSDTKNARTFASIFHRVQPDVFIDNHVSNGADYQYTLTHLFTQHNKLGGKLGDFLHTTMMPQLEEKLAVQDWDITPYVNVFNRTPEQGFSQFMDSPRYSTGYTTLWNTLGIMVETHMLKPYKQRVEGTYELMKSMIEITETQGEQISELRKNATTELLKQKSYPIRWTVDTTRTSTLQFKGYEGQMIESDLTGAKRLKYDRTKPFTKDIIYSNYMASTLSVEIPKAYIIPHGWWNVIELLELNKVEMTPIEKDTTILVTSFKIKNYQTRQQAYEGHYPHYNVDLDRFEDQVTFSKGDLLIETNQTALRYLLETLEPQAPDSFFSWNFFDTILQQKEGFSPYVWEDKAKAILSQNPKLQIDFNLKKTSDIEFANNWYAQLDWLHKHSAHYEKAHLQYPVYRIE from the coding sequence ATGAAAAAACTAGCGCTTTTCTGTCTTATCTTATGCTCTTGCACTTCGGAAAACAAACCCATAATCACCGATTTTAAGACCCAATTTGAAATCTCAAATGGCACACAAACGGCTACTTATGAGGGAACTATTACCTATTACAAACAACTTGCAGCAGCTTATGATGCTATTCAAATCGAAGCTATTGGAGAAACAGATTCTGGAAAGCCACTACATATTATAACGCTTAATCCAGATATGAATTTTGATTTTTCAGAAGTTAGGAAATCGAAACGTATCCTCTTGATTAATAATGGTATTCATCCTGGAGAATCTGATGGTATTGATGCGACTATGCTTTTATATCGCGATATTGTTCAAGGCAAAATAACAATGCCCAAATCAACAGTTCTTGTGACTATTCCTGTTTATAATGTTGGTGGGAGTTTAAATCGAAACGCGACAACAAGAACCAATCAAAATGGCCCTGAAGATTATGGTTTTAGAGGAAATGCAAGAAACTTTGACCTTAATAGAGATTTCATAAAATCAGACACTAAAAACGCAAGAACCTTTGCGAGTATCTTTCATCGCGTTCAACCTGATGTGTTCATAGATAATCATGTAAGTAATGGTGCCGATTATCAATATACATTGACTCATTTATTTACCCAGCACAACAAACTAGGAGGTAAATTAGGCGACTTCCTTCATACGACGATGATGCCTCAGCTAGAAGAAAAATTAGCGGTTCAGGATTGGGACATTACACCTTATGTCAACGTTTTTAACAGAACTCCTGAGCAAGGTTTTAGTCAGTTTATGGATTCACCGCGCTACTCAACCGGTTATACAACCCTTTGGAATACTTTGGGGATAATGGTAGAAACTCATATGCTTAAACCCTATAAACAACGTGTTGAAGGCACATATGAACTCATGAAAAGTATGATTGAAATCACAGAAACTCAAGGTGAGCAAATTTCAGAATTACGAAAAAATGCTACGACTGAATTACTCAAACAAAAGAGCTATCCAATCCGATGGACAGTTGATACCACAAGAACTTCAACACTACAATTTAAAGGTTATGAAGGCCAAATGATTGAAAGTGATCTCACAGGTGCGAAGCGTTTAAAATATGATCGTACAAAACCCTTTACAAAGGATATCATTTATAGTAATTACATGGCATCCACCTTAAGTGTTGAGATTCCAAAAGCCTATATCATTCCTCATGGTTGGTGGAACGTCATTGAATTATTAGAGCTGAACAAAGTTGAAATGACCCCAATTGAAAAGGATACAACCATATTGGTGACATCTTTCAAAATAAAAAACTATCAAACACGACAACAAGCTTATGAAGGTCATTATCCGCATTACAATGTGGACCTAGATCGTTTTGAAGATCAAGTCACTTTCTCAAAAGGTGACCTCTTAATAGAAACCAACCAAACAGCACTGAGATATTTGCTCGAAACGCTCGAACCTCAAGCTCCAGATTCGTTTTTTAGTTGGAATTTTTTTGATACCATTCTTCAACAAAAAGAAGGCTTTTCCCCTTATGTCTGGGAAGATAAAGCCAAAGCTATCCTCTCTCAAAACCCAAAACTGCAAATAGATTTTAATCTCAAAAAAACTTCAGATATAGAATTTGCTAATAACTGGTATGCGCAATTAGATTGGCTACACAAACACAGTGCGCATTATGAAAAAGCGCATTTGCAATATCCTGTGTATCGAATAGAATAA
- the ctlX gene encoding citrulline utilization hydrolase CtlX, whose product MLQTTNTILMIRPVNFRMNEETAVNNYFQEDLSIKNAEINAKAQQEFDAFVLKLKAVGVNVIVENDDELMDTPDSVFPNNWVSFHENGNVGLYPMFAENRRKERRDEVFIRLENEGFRIENIIDYTSAEDEGLFLEGTGSLVLDRINGKAYCALSARADEDLFIEFCEDFEYTPVVFTANQSVNGERLPIYHTNVMMCLAEQFSVICLDAIDDKKERKNVIKHLKTDGKTIIEISEKQMHQFAGNMLQVRGENDQRYLVMSKAAHDSLSPQQIASIEKFCPILSSSLETIETCGGGSARCMMAEVFLPKI is encoded by the coding sequence ATGTTGCAAACTACAAATACCATTTTGATGATTCGTCCGGTCAATTTTCGGATGAACGAGGAAACAGCTGTTAATAATTATTTTCAAGAAGATTTAAGCATCAAAAATGCGGAGATTAACGCTAAAGCGCAACAAGAATTTGATGCTTTTGTTTTGAAGTTAAAAGCAGTTGGAGTTAATGTGATTGTCGAAAATGATGACGAATTAATGGATACGCCAGATTCTGTCTTTCCAAATAATTGGGTGAGTTTTCATGAAAATGGAAATGTAGGTTTATATCCGATGTTTGCTGAAAACAGAAGAAAAGAACGTCGAGATGAAGTGTTTATACGTCTAGAAAATGAGGGTTTCAGAATAGAAAATATTATCGATTATACCAGTGCTGAGGACGAAGGTCTGTTTTTAGAAGGTACAGGTAGTTTGGTCTTAGATCGTATTAATGGCAAAGCTTATTGTGCTTTATCCGCAAGAGCTGATGAAGACTTATTTATTGAGTTTTGTGAAGATTTTGAATATACACCCGTTGTGTTTACTGCAAATCAATCCGTGAATGGAGAACGATTACCAATATATCACACGAATGTGATGATGTGTCTTGCCGAACAGTTTTCAGTCATATGTTTGGATGCTATAGATGATAAAAAGGAGCGTAAGAATGTAATTAAACATCTCAAAACTGATGGAAAAACAATCATAGAAATTTCGGAAAAACAGATGCATCAATTTGCAGGTAATATGTTGCAGGTAAGAGGAGAAAATGATCAACGTTATCTCGTGATGAGTAAAGCCGCTCATGATAGCTTGTCGCCTCAACAAATAGCATCTATTGAGAAGTTCTGCCCGATACTTTCAAGCTCATTAGAAACCATAGAAACCTGTGGTGGTGGCAGCGCACGATGTATGATGGCAGAAGTGTTTTTGCCTAAGATTTAA
- a CDS encoding tetratricopeptide repeat-containing sensor histidine kinase, which yields MKRLITLAVFCSSLLCFAQTNEIDSLTIQLAYQKQDSAKVDTSLLLVKALYTSKNYKKALLYIDQTERLSKFLNHTKGIADVNYYKALIYAQKDDYYNAIDGYNRSRKYYSQLGDTLGIAKVNNSIGLIEIKRGNYSVGLENSLSAIKTFESRNLKAELSSAYNNLAEAYYKTYQVDKALEFNIKALKVREQLRDSIGIKRSTRNIALLYSERKEHRKAIEYYEKVLKLLNPNTDQTLKGEILPRIGAEYLRFKDYDKAAEYLVEGLKFNRNIKNEDGVLRALNAIGELNLQQKKTKLAELQVNEAYAIALKIDNKPELLKNYRLHKEIDSINGKFRNAFFWQGKYFNLKRELDKENQPIVPVITEPIKVEPLNTNNDFNSIAIKEKNKENEITFKRLKAISYILGAAFLIVSTILLLIYLKRKNTLKFNKELREKNLKIEYQNKELAKQASHLEEVNHVKDRLFSIVSHDLKDSISSIKGFIDLLKEDGLSREEFYELVPELSENADSASQLLFNLLNWSKSQMQNLEPKPDLFNIQDVFKDKISLVEQKVEQKRIVLIDESHRDFVYADKSMIEIVIQNLITNAVKFTRVGDVITVSNSDHDGKCLICIEDTGVGISRENLDKLFQSGTFSTRGTENEKGTGLGLTICKELVELNKGRIWAESTLNVGTKFYVELPKIKPVQ from the coding sequence ATGAAGCGGTTAATTACATTAGCTGTTTTCTGTTCTTCGCTCTTATGTTTTGCACAAACAAATGAGATCGACAGTCTTACTATACAATTAGCTTATCAAAAACAAGATTCTGCAAAGGTAGATACATCATTGCTTCTTGTTAAAGCTCTGTACACGAGTAAGAACTACAAGAAAGCTTTATTGTACATTGACCAAACCGAACGACTTTCAAAATTTTTAAACCACACCAAGGGCATTGCAGATGTAAACTATTACAAGGCATTAATCTATGCGCAAAAGGATGACTATTACAATGCCATTGATGGTTATAATAGATCCCGAAAATACTACAGTCAACTAGGCGATACACTGGGTATTGCTAAAGTAAACAATAGCATTGGTTTAATAGAAATCAAACGCGGTAATTACAGCGTTGGTTTAGAAAATTCCTTATCGGCTATAAAAACCTTCGAATCCCGCAATTTAAAAGCCGAATTAAGTTCAGCTTACAATAATCTAGCCGAGGCCTATTACAAAACATATCAGGTGGATAAAGCACTTGAATTTAACATCAAGGCTCTTAAAGTTAGAGAACAGTTAAGAGATAGTATTGGAATAAAAAGATCTACTCGCAACATTGCCTTGTTATATTCGGAACGCAAAGAACACCGTAAGGCTATTGAATACTATGAGAAAGTCTTAAAACTTCTCAATCCAAATACGGATCAAACATTAAAAGGTGAAATTTTGCCACGCATTGGTGCAGAATATTTGCGTTTTAAAGATTACGATAAAGCTGCTGAATATCTAGTAGAAGGTTTAAAATTCAACCGAAACATCAAAAATGAAGATGGTGTGTTACGTGCTCTAAACGCTATTGGAGAACTCAACCTTCAACAGAAAAAAACAAAATTAGCCGAACTACAAGTTAATGAAGCCTATGCGATTGCATTAAAAATTGACAATAAACCTGAATTATTAAAAAATTACAGACTACATAAAGAAATTGATTCCATCAACGGTAAGTTTCGAAATGCATTCTTTTGGCAAGGAAAATATTTTAATCTGAAACGGGAACTTGATAAAGAGAATCAGCCTATTGTTCCAGTCATTACAGAACCCATTAAGGTAGAGCCATTAAATACCAATAATGATTTCAACTCTATTGCTATTAAAGAAAAAAATAAGGAAAATGAAATCACGTTTAAACGACTTAAGGCCATATCATATATTCTAGGTGCTGCTTTTTTAATTGTTTCTACGATTCTATTATTGATTTATTTAAAACGAAAAAATACACTGAAATTCAATAAAGAACTACGAGAAAAGAATCTAAAAATCGAGTATCAAAATAAAGAGCTTGCCAAACAAGCATCACATTTGGAGGAAGTCAATCACGTGAAAGATCGTCTATTTTCAATTGTTTCCCATGATCTAAAAGATTCGATTTCTTCTATTAAAGGATTTATCGATTTACTTAAAGAAGATGGTTTATCGCGAGAAGAGTTTTATGAACTCGTTCCTGAACTCAGTGAAAATGCAGATAGTGCCTCACAATTATTATTTAATTTATTGAACTGGTCTAAGTCGCAAATGCAAAATTTAGAACCTAAACCAGATTTATTTAATATCCAAGATGTATTTAAAGATAAAATAAGCCTCGTCGAACAAAAGGTCGAGCAAAAACGCATTGTATTGATTGATGAATCACACCGAGATTTTGTATATGCTGACAAAAGCATGATAGAAATTGTGATTCAAAATTTAATTACTAATGCCGTAAAATTCACGCGCGTAGGTGATGTGATTACAGTATCTAATAGCGATCATGACGGTAAGTGCCTCATTTGTATTGAAGATACTGGTGTTGGTATTTCAAGAGAGAATCTTGATAAACTTTTCCAAAGCGGTACATTTTCAACTCGAGGTACCGAGAACGAAAAAGGTACTGGCTTAGGGCTGACCATTTGTAAAGAGTTAGTAGAACTTAATAAGGGTAGAATTTGGGCTGAAAGCACATTAAACGTTGGAACCAAATTTTACGTAGAACTTCCTAAAATAAAGCCTGTTCAATAA
- a CDS encoding YfiT family bacillithiol transferase, whose translation MTTEALYKLRFPIGEFKTPTMISSALINSWIDDIEAFPEAIKNLTHDLTTEQLNWTYRPEGWTIKQVVHHCADSHMNSIIRFKLALTEVSPTIRPYYEDRWALLIDGNDDDLKDTLILLKGLHSKLGKLLRHISKVQLSREFIHPEHGKRFRIDETIGVYAWHSNHHLAHVKQALKFKGQF comes from the coding sequence ATGACTACAGAAGCACTTTATAAACTGCGTTTCCCAATAGGAGAATTTAAAACTCCGACCATGATATCATCGGCGTTAATCAATTCTTGGATTGATGACATTGAAGCCTTTCCAGAGGCTATTAAAAACCTCACGCACGACCTAACAACTGAGCAACTCAACTGGACGTATCGTCCTGAAGGCTGGACTATTAAACAAGTGGTGCATCACTGTGCTGACAGTCATATGAATAGTATCATCCGATTTAAATTGGCGCTCACTGAAGTATCCCCAACAATAAGACCCTATTACGAAGACCGATGGGCATTACTCATCGACGGAAACGACGATGATTTAAAGGATACTTTAATATTGCTTAAAGGATTACATTCAAAATTAGGTAAGTTGCTTAGGCATATTTCAAAGGTCCAGCTTTCGAGAGAATTTATTCATCCAGAACATGGGAAACGCTTTCGAATAGATGAAACTATAGGCGTTTATGCATGGCATAGTAATCACCATTTGGCTCATGTGAAACAAGCCTTGAAATTTAAAGGACAATTCTAA
- a CDS encoding FecR family protein, whose product MNREDLIKKWLNHDLNPQELEAFKQLDDYKDLMDLDEQLQSFKANTFETDQTMESIWDTIRSKKKSTNRFIPILSKIAAVLVICFGIYFYTTTLDTTANTLAAQQETILLPDTSEVQLNALSAITFNASRWDNDRSVTLDGEAFFKVAKGQKFDVQTTLGTVTVMGTQFNVKQRKDYFEVTCYEGKVGVETSSKSGALLPGERFLIIDGKYIATEKENLANPSWLNHTSIFKSIPYREVVAEFERQYNVSIEFDNLNGSQKFTGSFTHNDIEIALKSITLPLQLKYSKLDNIITLKRE is encoded by the coding sequence ATGAACCGAGAAGACCTCATAAAAAAATGGTTAAACCATGATTTAAATCCGCAAGAGCTTGAAGCTTTCAAGCAACTTGACGACTATAAAGATCTTATGGATTTAGATGAACAGCTTCAAAGCTTCAAGGCCAACACCTTCGAAACGGATCAAACTATGGAATCGATATGGGATACAATTCGCTCAAAAAAGAAATCAACAAACCGCTTTATACCTATTCTGTCTAAAATCGCTGCGGTATTAGTAATCTGCTTTGGTATTTATTTTTATACCACAACGTTAGATACAACTGCCAATACTTTAGCCGCGCAGCAAGAGACAATTTTACTGCCTGATACATCAGAAGTACAATTAAATGCACTATCTGCCATTACGTTTAATGCATCGCGTTGGGATAATGACCGAAGTGTGACATTGGATGGCGAAGCTTTCTTTAAAGTTGCCAAAGGTCAAAAATTTGATGTACAGACGACGTTAGGCACCGTAACCGTAATGGGAACTCAGTTTAACGTTAAACAACGAAAAGACTATTTTGAAGTCACTTGCTATGAAGGAAAAGTTGGTGTTGAGACCAGTTCAAAATCAGGCGCACTCCTTCCTGGAGAACGTTTTTTAATTATTGATGGGAAATATATTGCTACCGAAAAAGAAAACCTAGCCAATCCATCATGGTTAAATCACACCAGTATATTTAAAAGTATTCCTTACCGGGAAGTTGTTGCTGAATTTGAAAGACAATATAACGTGTCTATTGAATTTGACAACTTAAATGGTTCTCAAAAATTTACAGGAAGTTTTACGCATAATGATATTGAAATTGCCTTAAAATCCATTACTTTACCATTACAATTAAAGTATAGTAAATTGGACAATATCATTACATTAAAACGTGAGTAA
- a CDS encoding NUDIX hydrolase, whose amino-acid sequence MYYIYVNNKPIVLTTQVEKEEGFKNYLLSTVHIGKVIKELNTTSLKEVRLIGDHEDKLLKKFLKLLPNVIAGGGKVYNEQDKILFIYRNNKWDLPKGKIEGKETIERTAIREVEEETGVTGLSITKPLATTYHIFKRNGNHRIKITYWFQMKTAYDGQLYPQEKEGITKVAWLDELYSQKALANSYANIKLLV is encoded by the coding sequence ATGTATTATATCTATGTAAATAATAAGCCAATCGTTTTAACTACTCAAGTTGAAAAGGAGGAAGGGTTTAAAAATTATCTATTGTCAACAGTTCATATTGGTAAGGTAATTAAAGAATTAAATACAACCTCTTTAAAAGAAGTACGATTAATTGGAGATCATGAGGATAAACTCTTGAAAAAATTCTTAAAATTATTACCTAATGTAATAGCCGGTGGTGGAAAAGTTTATAATGAGCAAGATAAAATATTGTTTATCTATAGAAACAACAAATGGGATTTACCCAAAGGTAAAATAGAAGGTAAAGAAACGATTGAACGCACTGCAATTCGTGAAGTAGAAGAGGAAACTGGTGTGACGGGATTGTCAATAACAAAACCTCTTGCCACAACCTATCATATTTTTAAACGCAACGGTAACCATAGGATAAAAATCACCTATTGGTTTCAAATGAAAACCGCATATGATGGTCAGTTGTATCCACAAGAAAAAGAGGGTATTACAAAAGTAGCATGGTTAGATGAATTGTATAGCCAAAAGGCCTTAGCAAATAGCTATGCTAATATTAAGCTTTTAGTTTAA
- the argS gene encoding arginine--tRNA ligase, with translation MNLQDTLSHNVKQAVKSVFKADLESVEFQATRKEFAGDITVVVFPMLRVVKGNPVQIGEQIGNYLLAEMDEVKAFNVVKGFLNIEIHDKVYIQFFNGIKDQDKFGFVTTKPSDKAVMVEYSSPNTNKPLHLGHVRNNLLGYSVAEILKASGKKVYKTQIINDRGIHICKSMLAWKRFGNGETPDSTGLKGDKLVGNYYVKFDQEYKKEIQQLVSEGQTEEEAKKHAPILLEAQEMLQKWEAGDQEVVTLWKTMNTWVYDGFDITYKNLGVDFDTLYYESETYLLGKEFVAEGLKTGVFLKKEDGSVWCDLTDDGLDEKIVLRSDGTAVYMTQDIGTAIQRVKDFPDVGGMVYTVGNEQEYHFQVLFLIIKKLGFEWADNLYHLSYGMVDLPSGKMKSREGTVVDADDLIVEMAHTAEEISKDLGKLDGYTEDEKKILYKTIGLGALKYFILKVDPRKRILFDPKESIDFQGNTGPFIQYTYARIQSILRKSETDNSEDIHSFALHIKEKELLKQLELFPEVVQNAAAHYSPALIANYTYDLVKEFNSFYQNVSILGADNAQEKVFRVKLSETVAKVIKNAFGLLGIDVPERM, from the coding sequence ATGAATCTTCAGGATACCCTATCACACAATGTAAAACAGGCCGTAAAATCTGTTTTTAAGGCGGATTTAGAATCGGTAGAATTTCAAGCAACTCGTAAAGAGTTTGCAGGCGATATCACGGTTGTTGTTTTTCCTATGTTGAGAGTTGTGAAAGGAAATCCTGTTCAAATTGGTGAACAAATTGGAAATTATTTGTTAGCTGAAATGGATGAAGTAAAAGCCTTTAATGTCGTTAAAGGATTTTTAAATATTGAAATTCATGATAAAGTTTACATTCAATTTTTTAATGGCATAAAAGATCAAGACAAGTTCGGATTTGTAACCACCAAACCTAGTGATAAAGCGGTAATGGTTGAGTATTCTTCGCCAAACACGAACAAGCCTTTGCACTTAGGACATGTTAGAAATAATTTGTTGGGATATAGTGTTGCTGAAATCTTAAAAGCATCTGGCAAGAAAGTTTATAAAACTCAAATTATCAATGACAGAGGGATTCATATTTGTAAAAGTATGTTGGCTTGGAAACGCTTCGGAAATGGAGAAACACCAGATTCAACAGGTCTGAAAGGAGATAAACTTGTTGGAAATTATTACGTGAAATTTGATCAGGAATATAAAAAGGAAATTCAACAGCTCGTTTCCGAAGGACAAACGGAAGAAGAGGCCAAGAAGCATGCTCCAATTTTATTAGAAGCACAGGAAATGCTCCAAAAATGGGAGGCAGGTGATCAGGAGGTTGTGACACTTTGGAAGACAATGAACACATGGGTATATGATGGTTTTGATATCACTTATAAAAACTTAGGTGTTGATTTTGATACCTTGTATTATGAAAGTGAAACATATTTGCTTGGTAAAGAATTTGTCGCTGAAGGCCTCAAAACAGGTGTGTTTTTAAAAAAAGAAGATGGTTCAGTTTGGTGTGATCTTACCGATGATGGTCTAGATGAAAAGATTGTGTTACGAAGTGATGGTACTGCCGTATATATGACACAAGATATTGGAACAGCTATTCAACGTGTAAAAGATTTTCCAGATGTAGGTGGCATGGTTTATACAGTTGGAAATGAACAGGAGTATCACTTTCAAGTCCTCTTTTTAATCATTAAAAAATTAGGATTTGAATGGGCAGATAACTTGTATCATTTGAGTTACGGTATGGTCGATCTTCCTTCGGGAAAAATGAAGAGTAGAGAGGGGACGGTTGTAGATGCAGATGATTTAATTGTAGAGATGGCGCATACGGCTGAAGAGATTTCTAAAGACCTAGGTAAGCTAGACGGTTATACTGAGGATGAAAAGAAAATACTGTATAAAACCATTGGTTTAGGTGCCTTAAAATATTTCATTTTAAAAGTAGATCCTAGAAAACGCATCTTGTTTGATCCAAAAGAATCTATTGACTTCCAAGGGAATACAGGTCCGTTTATACAATATACTTATGCTAGAATACAATCCATTCTTAGAAAGTCGGAAACGGATAATTCTGAAGACATCCATTCTTTTGCCCTACATATCAAAGAAAAAGAGTTGCTAAAGCAATTAGAATTATTTCCTGAAGTTGTTCAAAATGCAGCCGCACATTACAGTCCAGCATTAATTGCTAACTACACCTATGACCTGGTAAAGGAGTTTAATTCTTTCTACCAAAATGTATCTATTTTAGGAGCTGATAATGCACAAGAAAAAGTCTTTAGAGTGAAGTTATCTGAAACGGTTGCTAAAGTAATTAAAAATGCTTTTGGGTTGTTAGGTATAGACGTTCCAGAACGTATGTAA